A stretch of Christensenellaceae bacterium DNA encodes these proteins:
- a CDS encoding O-acetylhomoserine (thiol)-lyase, which yields MSVFKDRELKFETLQLHVGQEEPDAVTDARAVPIYQTSSYVFHDSDHAQARFGLADAGNIYGRLTNPTQDIFEKRIAALEGGVAALAVASGAAAVTYTIQNLAGAGDHIVSAKTVYGGTYNLLAHTLPQYGITATFVDPDEEGSFESAIQDNTKAIFIETMGNPNSSLIDVEKVAEIAHRHKIPLVVDNTFATPYLFRPFEHGADIVVHSATKFIGGHGTTIGGVIVDGGTFDWRASGKFSSLVDPNPSYHGLSFVDAAGPAAFVTKIRAILLRDMGATLSPIHAFIFLQGLETLSLRVERHAYNTKKVIEYLRKHPKIERVNHPSLQESGYSELYERYFPGGGGSIFTIEVKGGAKEARDFIDRLKIFSLLANVADVKSLVIHPASTTHSQLTEEELLEQGIKPNTVRLSIGTEHIDDILYDLEQALL from the coding sequence ATGAGCGTTTTTAAAGACAGGGAATTAAAGTTCGAAACTTTGCAGTTGCACGTAGGCCAGGAAGAACCCGACGCGGTAACGGATGCGCGCGCGGTGCCCATCTATCAGACATCGTCGTATGTGTTTCATGACAGCGACCACGCGCAGGCGCGTTTTGGCCTGGCAGACGCGGGCAATATTTACGGCAGACTTACCAATCCGACGCAGGATATATTTGAAAAACGAATTGCGGCCTTGGAAGGCGGAGTAGCGGCCCTGGCCGTTGCTTCGGGCGCGGCAGCCGTGACATATACGATCCAGAACCTGGCGGGGGCCGGCGACCATATCGTATCGGCAAAGACGGTTTACGGCGGCACCTACAACCTGCTGGCGCATACGCTTCCGCAATACGGTATTACCGCTACCTTTGTCGATCCGGACGAAGAGGGAAGCTTCGAAAGTGCAATACAGGACAATACGAAAGCGATTTTTATCGAAACGATGGGCAACCCGAATTCCAGCCTGATCGACGTGGAAAAGGTTGCCGAGATCGCGCACCGGCACAAAATCCCGCTGGTGGTGGATAATACTTTCGCGACGCCGTATTTGTTCCGGCCGTTTGAGCACGGAGCGGACATCGTGGTACATTCGGCGACAAAGTTTATCGGCGGGCATGGAACGACAATCGGCGGCGTAATCGTGGACGGAGGCACGTTTGACTGGAGGGCAAGCGGAAAGTTTTCCAGCCTTGTCGATCCCAATCCCAGCTATCACGGCCTGAGTTTTGTGGACGCTGCCGGACCGGCGGCCTTTGTGACCAAAATACGCGCGATACTGCTGCGGGATATGGGCGCTACCTTATCGCCGATCCACGCTTTTATTTTCCTGCAGGGCTTGGAGACGCTTTCCCTGCGCGTAGAACGGCACGCCTATAATACGAAGAAAGTGATCGAATATTTAAGGAAACATCCTAAGATAGAGCGTGTGAATCATCCTTCGCTTCAGGAAAGCGGGTACAGCGAGCTTTACGAAAGATATTTCCCTGGCGGCGGCGGTTCCATTTTTACGATCGAGGTCAAGGGCGGCGCGAAAGAGGCGCGGGACTTCATCGACCGGCTAAAGATTTTTTCGCTTTTGGCCAATGTGGCGGATGTAAAATCGCTGGTTATCCATCCGGCGAGCACGACGCATTCGCAGCTGACGGAGGAAGAACTTTTGGAGCAGGGCATAAAGCCGAACACCGTCCGTCTGTCGATCGGGACGGAGCATATCGACGATATTCTTTATGACTTGGAGCAGGCTCTTTTATAG
- the cysK gene encoding cysteine synthase: MTRIFKSLPELIGKTPLLELTNYEKKHGLKATVLAKLEYFNPAGSVKDRIARAMIDEAEKAGRLKPGATIIEPTSGNTGIGLASVASARGYRTILTMPETMSMERRNLLRAYGAELVLTEGAKGMKGAIAKAEELAKEIPDSFIPGQFVNPANPAVHKATTGPEIWEDTDGKVDIFVAGIGTGGTITGTGEYLKSKNPHIKVVAVEPEASPVLSKGVAGPHPLQGIGAGFVPEVLDTKVYDEIITVSGADAFETGRELARGEGVLVGISSGAAAWAALQLAQRGENAGKTIVALLPDTGERYLSTPMFAEE; this comes from the coding sequence ATGACAAGGATTTTTAAAAGTCTGCCGGAACTGATTGGCAAAACGCCGCTTCTGGAATTGACGAATTACGAAAAAAAACATGGACTGAAAGCGACGGTGCTGGCAAAACTGGAATACTTCAATCCGGCGGGGAGCGTGAAAGACAGGATCGCCCGCGCAATGATCGACGAGGCGGAAAAAGCAGGCAGGTTAAAGCCCGGAGCGACAATCATCGAGCCGACAAGCGGCAATACGGGTATCGGGCTTGCGAGCGTGGCTTCTGCGCGCGGTTACCGTACGATCCTCACCATGCCTGAAACGATGAGCATGGAGCGCAGGAACCTGCTGCGGGCATATGGCGCGGAGCTTGTGCTGACGGAGGGCGCAAAAGGGATGAAAGGAGCGATCGCAAAGGCGGAAGAACTGGCAAAGGAGATACCGGATTCATTTATTCCGGGGCAGTTTGTGAATCCCGCGAATCCGGCGGTGCATAAAGCGACGACAGGGCCGGAAATATGGGAGGATACGGACGGTAAAGTGGATATTTTTGTAGCGGGTATCGGAACCGGAGGAACGATTACCGGAACCGGCGAATATCTGAAATCAAAGAATCCGCATATTAAAGTGGTGGCGGTGGAGCCGGAAGCGTCGCCCGTGCTTTCCAAAGGCGTTGCGGGGCCGCATCCCCTGCAGGGAATCGGCGCGGGCTTTGTACCGGAGGTGCTCGATACGAAAGTATATGACGAGATTATCACCGTATCCGGCGCGGATGCGTTTGAAACGGGCAGGGAGCTTGCGCGGGGCGAGGGCGTGCTGGTAGGTATTTCTTCGGGCGCTGCGGCCTGGGCTGCGCTGCAGCTTGCGCAGCGCGGCGAAAACGCGGGCAAAACGATCGTCGCCTTGCTTCCGGATACCGGCGAGCGGTACCTGTCTACGCCGATGTTTGCGGAAGAATAA
- a CDS encoding (4Fe-4S)-binding protein: MNYRKLGKTGFSVSEVGIGGEYLEGKSLKTTVEVLHAAMDMGVNILDIFMSEPNVRTNLGAGIKGRRNKIYVQGHICSVWENGQYGRSRDLEKSKLFIKDLFTRLDTDYIDIGMLHYVDTMDDWQNAQQNGIVDYMLKLKKQGRFTMLGVSSHDPLVAQEMVRSGVFEVLMFSINPMFDLVLNQVGTIDYFEHPELGDSDHIAINTSRARLYSLCEEKGVGITVMKTLGAGRLLNAASSPFKVPMTVNQCIHYALSRPAVASVLIGASSVAQIEQAASYCEATDKQKDYSAIFSHMANGADGACMYCNHCLPCPAKIDVAQVTRLLDEARQHGISDSLKNEYSALGYKASACIACGACEKRCPFAVKVIGNMREAALLFE; the protein is encoded by the coding sequence ATGAATTACAGGAAGCTTGGCAAGACGGGTTTTTCCGTAAGCGAGGTCGGGATCGGCGGCGAATATCTCGAAGGCAAAAGCCTTAAAACCACGGTCGAAGTGCTGCATGCGGCGATGGATATGGGCGTCAATATCCTCGATATTTTTATGTCCGAGCCTAATGTGCGCACCAATCTCGGGGCCGGAATCAAGGGCCGCCGGAATAAGATATACGTTCAGGGCCACATTTGCTCCGTATGGGAAAACGGGCAGTACGGCCGCAGCCGCGATCTTGAAAAAAGCAAATTGTTTATAAAAGACCTTTTTACGCGCCTCGATACCGACTATATCGATATTGGCATGCTACATTATGTCGATACGATGGACGACTGGCAAAACGCCCAGCAAAACGGCATTGTAGACTATATGCTCAAGCTCAAAAAGCAGGGGCGTTTTACCATGCTGGGCGTCAGTTCGCACGACCCGCTCGTCGCGCAGGAAATGGTCCGTTCGGGCGTGTTCGAGGTGCTGATGTTCAGCATTAATCCCATGTTCGACCTCGTGCTGAACCAGGTCGGCACCATCGATTATTTTGAACATCCCGAGCTTGGCGACAGCGACCATATCGCCATCAATACAAGCCGCGCGCGGCTTTACAGCCTGTGCGAAGAAAAAGGCGTGGGCATTACCGTCATGAAGACGCTGGGCGCAGGCAGGCTGCTTAACGCGGCCAGCTCGCCTTTTAAGGTTCCGATGACGGTCAACCAGTGCATCCATTACGCGCTTTCCCGTCCGGCTGTGGCAAGCGTCCTCATTGGCGCGAGCAGCGTCGCGCAAATCGAGCAGGCGGCCTCCTATTGCGAGGCGACCGACAAGCAAAAGGACTATAGCGCAATTTTTTCCCATATGGCGAACGGGGCGGACGGCGCGTGCATGTATTGCAACCACTGCCTGCCCTGCCCCGCGAAAATCGATGTCGCCCAGGTAACGCGCCTATTAGACGAAGCGCGCCAGCACGGTATAAGCGATTCACTCAAAAACGAGTATTCCGCCTTAGGGTATAAGGCGTCCGCATGCATCGCCTGCGGCGCGTGCGAAAAACGCTGTCCGTTTGCGGTCAAAGTAATCGGAAATATGCGGGAAGCGGCATTGCTTTTCGAATAG
- a CDS encoding Rrf2 family transcriptional regulator, translated as MKISAKGRYGLSAMIYLAFHAGTSKYVTVLRISENLDISKIYLEQVFSLLKKAGLVSSVKGSGGGYQLSRDASLITAFDILDAIEVTLFEAAEPALNEKGAHINSALNSLLWDKLDGAVRDTLRSVHLSELVECALASKQGGEYMYFI; from the coding sequence ATGAAAATATCTGCAAAGGGACGTTACGGCCTCTCGGCAATGATTTATCTTGCTTTCCATGCCGGTACATCTAAATACGTGACTGTCCTCAGAATTTCCGAGAATTTGGATATTTCCAAAATTTACCTGGAACAGGTTTTTTCCCTGCTTAAAAAAGCGGGCCTTGTCAGTTCCGTCAAGGGTTCGGGCGGCGGTTACCAGCTTTCACGCGATGCTTCGCTCATCACCGCTTTCGATATACTGGACGCGATTGAAGTAACGCTGTTTGAGGCAGCCGAACCCGCGCTCAATGAAAAAGGCGCGCATATCAACAGCGCACTCAATTCCCTGCTGTGGGATAAGCTGGACGGCGCCGTACGCGATACCCTGCGCTCCGTTCATTTGAGCGAACTTGTGGAATGCGCCCTCGCGAGCAAGCAGGGCGGAGAATACATGTATTTTATATAG
- a CDS encoding MFS transporter: MKKLILLVVTCLFWFSLYLYIPFLTPFLISLGLSATLAGVIFGAHSFVQLVLRLPVGMKSEAIGKQKPFVMMGMLFTVVSSMVMWAFPSPAMLLAGNAISGFASTMYVSFTLLYAQYYKKEETGKAMGVLGGVVEVGILTAFVFGGVLYDRAGIRLLFFVSAAVAAVGLAISVFVKEKPAPRQTVSIQTLRSVIRDKRLIVSSVLGILIKALVFATAFAFTPKMAQDIRANGIEVGIVSAVFIAASVIGSFFVATKTGKRIGGRRTSVIGFACLLFNTVAIPFITSIPMLVAVQFVGGLGYASLTAIFMANAVKNFGSDKKAVAMGFYQAVYSAGSTLGPILMGIFADAFHYKTAYLLIALIAVAGIAVALLEYPKKEKTASEGHAL; the protein is encoded by the coding sequence ATGAAAAAATTGATCCTGCTTGTCGTGACCTGCCTTTTTTGGTTTTCCCTGTATTTATATATTCCTTTTCTAACGCCGTTCCTTATTTCGCTGGGGCTCAGCGCAACGCTCGCGGGCGTCATATTCGGCGCGCATTCGTTTGTGCAGCTTGTGCTGCGGCTGCCAGTAGGCATGAAGTCCGAGGCGATCGGTAAACAAAAACCGTTCGTGATGATGGGCATGCTGTTCACCGTCGTTTCATCGATGGTGATGTGGGCCTTTCCCTCTCCGGCGATGTTGCTGGCGGGAAACGCAATTTCCGGCTTTGCCAGCACGATGTACGTATCCTTTACGCTGCTGTATGCGCAGTATTATAAAAAAGAGGAAACGGGCAAGGCTATGGGCGTGCTGGGCGGCGTGGTGGAAGTGGGGATCCTCACGGCGTTTGTCTTTGGCGGCGTTTTGTATGACCGCGCGGGTATCCGGCTTCTGTTTTTCGTAAGCGCAGCCGTGGCGGCTGTGGGTCTGGCAATATCCGTTTTCGTAAAAGAAAAACCCGCGCCCAGGCAAACGGTGAGTATCCAGACGCTCCGTTCGGTCATACGCGACAAACGCCTGATCGTATCGTCTGTGCTGGGGATCCTCATCAAAGCGCTCGTATTTGCAACGGCGTTCGCGTTCACCCCTAAAATGGCGCAGGATATAAGGGCAAACGGAATCGAGGTCGGCATTGTGAGCGCGGTATTCATCGCCGCGTCCGTCATCGGATCGTTTTTTGTGGCGACGAAGACGGGCAAAAGGATCGGCGGCAGAAGAACGAGCGTGATCGGTTTTGCCTGTCTTTTGTTTAATACGGTTGCCATTCCGTTCATCACAAGCATTCCTATGCTGGTCGCCGTGCAATTCGTCGGCGGGCTGGGTTACGCGTCATTGACGGCGATCTTTATGGCGAACGCCGTCAAAAACTTTGGAAGCGACAAAAAAGCGGTCGCCATGGGATTTTACCAGGCGGTATACAGCGCCGGCTCCACATTGGGCCCGATATTGATGGGGATATTCGCAGACGCGTTCCATTACAAAACCGCATACCTGCTCATTGCGCTGATTGCCGTCGCGGGCATCGCCGTCGCGCTTTTGGAGTATCCCAAAAAGGAAAAGACTGCCTCAGAAGGACACGCGCTCTAA
- a CDS encoding thiamine ABC transporter permease, which yields MSIFKSFVSYYKPYRKMFYFDLFCALVVSLVDLAFPQILNFLTDGLYTQNADVILRSLWIVAIALIAMYIVRYGCQYYITTWGHVMGAQMESDMRQDLFDQMQRLSFSYYDKNNTGDMMSRLVSDLFDISELAHHGPENIFISALKIIGSFVLLMMINVPMTLILLAVTILMIAFSVSKNKKMRAIFLDNRKKIAGVNQQVQDSLSGIRVVKSFANEDLEREKFEHSNMQFLDSKKSSYRVMGTFQAGNNFFTGMLYTAVLVSGGFFIANGSLRITDLAIYALYIGIFVAPIDVLINFTEQFQKGFAGFKRFLEIIHTEPEIKEKKDAMPLTRVAGNIDYEDVTFGYDHDSHVFKHVNVSIPAGKTVALVGPSGGGKTTFCSLLPRFYDVTKGAVKIDGQDVRGVTLKSLRSAIGIVQQDVYMFGGSIRDNIAYGKPHATDEEIIEAAKNANIHDFVMSLPDGYHTNVGERGTRLSGGQKQRIAIARVFLKNPSILILDEATSALDNESERHIQLSLEKLSKNRTTIVIAHRLSTIRGADEIIVMGSEGIQERGTHAELLAKNGIYAKYYKMQFEGLDD from the coding sequence ATGTCTATTTTTAAAAGTTTTGTCAGCTATTATAAGCCCTACCGGAAGATGTTTTACTTCGATTTGTTTTGCGCGCTCGTTGTTTCCCTGGTCGACCTCGCGTTTCCGCAAATACTAAACTTTTTAACGGACGGCCTGTATACGCAAAACGCGGACGTCATCCTCCGTTCGCTGTGGATCGTTGCCATCGCCCTTATCGCGATGTATATCGTCCGTTACGGATGCCAGTACTACATCACCACCTGGGGCCATGTCATGGGCGCGCAGATGGAGAGCGATATGCGCCAGGACCTGTTTGACCAGATGCAGAGGCTTTCTTTCTCGTATTACGACAAAAACAACACCGGCGATATGATGTCGCGCCTCGTTTCCGACCTGTTCGATATTTCCGAACTTGCACACCACGGTCCCGAAAACATTTTTATTTCCGCGCTGAAAATCATCGGCTCCTTTGTCCTTTTGATGATGATCAACGTTCCCATGACGCTCATTTTGCTGGCTGTCACGATCCTCATGATCGCGTTTTCGGTCAGCAAGAACAAAAAAATGCGCGCTATCTTCCTCGACAACCGTAAAAAGATCGCGGGCGTAAACCAGCAGGTGCAGGACAGCCTTTCGGGTATCCGCGTAGTCAAATCGTTTGCCAACGAGGACCTTGAACGCGAGAAATTCGAACACAGCAATATGCAGTTCCTGGATTCCAAAAAAAGCAGCTATCGGGTCATGGGCACTTTCCAGGCGGGCAATAATTTCTTTACGGGTATGCTGTATACGGCAGTGCTCGTTTCAGGCGGTTTCTTTATTGCAAACGGCAGCCTGCGCATTACCGACCTTGCGATCTACGCCCTGTATATCGGAATTTTCGTAGCCCCGATCGATGTGCTTATTAACTTCACGGAGCAGTTTCAAAAGGGCTTCGCCGGCTTTAAACGGTTTCTTGAGATCATTCACACCGAACCCGAGATCAAGGAAAAGAAAGACGCCATGCCCCTTACGCGCGTAGCGGGCAACATTGATTACGAGGACGTTACTTTCGGCTACGATCACGATTCGCATGTATTTAAGCACGTCAACGTTTCCATTCCCGCGGGAAAAACGGTGGCCCTCGTCGGTCCGTCCGGCGGCGGCAAGACGACGTTCTGTTCCCTGCTGCCCCGTTTTTACGACGTAACCAAAGGCGCGGTCAAAATCGACGGGCAGGATGTGCGCGGCGTCACCTTAAAATCCCTGCGCAGCGCCATCGGTATCGTCCAGCAGGACGTCTATATGTTCGGCGGCAGTATCCGCGACAATATTGCTTACGGCAAACCGCACGCCACAGACGAGGAGATCATCGAAGCGGCCAAAAACGCCAACATCCATGATTTTGTCATGAGCCTGCCCGACGGCTATCATACCAACGTGGGAGAACGCGGCACGCGCCTTTCGGGCGGTCAAAAACAACGTATCGCCATCGCGCGCGTATTCCTGAAAAATCCGAGTATTCTGATTCTCGACGAGGCGACCTCCGCGCTCGATAACGAAAGCGAGCGTCATATCCAGCTTTCTTTGGAAAAGCTCTCGAAGAACAGGACGACCATTGTCATCGCCCACCGGCTGAGTACCATCAGGGGCGCGGACGAGATCATCGTCATGGGCAGCGAGGGCATACAGGAACGCGGTACGCACGCGGAATTGCTCGCAAAGAACGGAATTTATGCCAAATATTATAAAATGCAGTTTGAGGGATTGGATGACTGA
- a CDS encoding AsnC family transcriptional regulator: MKLSTKGRYGLRAMIDLAQNESEEAVSISSIAARQNISESYLEQLVGKLKKAGLVSSIRGAQGGYVLAKKPDEISVGDILRALEGDLSPIDCPALTGEDGCSQSGSCASKYVWQRLNDGINEIVDEIKLSTLLEQENGVCSCHKSAAGI, encoded by the coding sequence ATGAAATTATCGACAAAGGGAAGATACGGCTTGCGCGCAATGATCGACCTGGCGCAAAACGAGAGCGAGGAAGCGGTCTCCATCAGCAGCATTGCGGCGCGGCAGAATATTTCGGAAAGTTATTTGGAGCAGCTTGTGGGCAAGCTGAAAAAGGCAGGACTCGTGAGCAGTATACGCGGCGCGCAGGGTGGTTATGTGCTGGCCAAAAAGCCGGACGAGATTTCAGTAGGCGATATATTGCGGGCGCTCGAGGGGGATTTGAGCCCAATCGATTGTCCGGCGCTTACAGGCGAGGACGGATGCAGTCAATCCGGCTCGTGCGCGTCCAAATATGTTTGGCAGCGATTAAACGACGGTATCAATGAAATCGTAGACGAAATCAAGCTGAGCACTTTGCTTGAGCAGGAAAACGGCGTATGTTCCTGCCATAAAAGTGCGGCGGGGATATAA
- the iscS2 gene encoding cysteine desulfurase IscS, with translation MGKFIYLDNAATTAARSEVVEAMLPYFSEKFGNPSSIYQFAAENKDVIDGARKVIADTLGAKPDEIYFTAGGSESDNWALISTAQAYRNKGNHIITSKIEHHAILHTCEYLETQGYEVTYLDVDENGFVKPEELEAAIREETILISIMYANNEIGTIEPIREIGEIAKKHGIIFHTDAVQAYCQVPINVDEEHIDMLSASGHKLNGPKGIGFLYVRKGVRLKPFIHGGAQERGKRAGTENVPGIVGLAKAVEIEAATLKERTQKEIALRDHLIDRVLNEIEYVRLNGDRHKRLPNNANFCFRFIEGESLLLMLDLNGICASSGSACTSGSLDPSHVLLAIGLPHEIAHGSLRITLNETNTMEEMDYVVDTLKTVVQQIRNMSPLYDDFMKSQAK, from the coding sequence ATGGGAAAGTTTATTTATCTGGACAACGCAGCGACAACGGCGGCGCGAAGCGAAGTGGTGGAGGCCATGCTCCCATATTTTTCCGAGAAATTTGGGAATCCATCGAGCATTTATCAGTTTGCGGCCGAAAACAAGGACGTGATCGACGGCGCGCGCAAGGTCATAGCGGATACGCTCGGCGCGAAACCCGATGAAATTTATTTCACGGCTGGCGGGAGCGAGTCGGACAACTGGGCGCTCATCTCAACGGCGCAGGCGTATAGAAATAAGGGAAACCATATCATCACATCTAAGATCGAGCACCACGCGATCCTGCATACGTGCGAGTATTTGGAAACGCAGGGATATGAGGTTACATACCTTGACGTCGATGAAAATGGTTTTGTGAAACCGGAAGAGCTGGAAGCGGCCATCCGCGAAGAAACGATCCTGATTTCCATTATGTATGCGAACAATGAGATCGGCACCATCGAACCGATCAGGGAAATCGGCGAGATCGCGAAGAAGCATGGGATCATCTTCCATACGGACGCGGTACAGGCCTATTGCCAGGTACCCATCAATGTGGACGAGGAACATATCGACATGCTGAGCGCGAGCGGACATAAATTAAACGGTCCTAAGGGCATCGGTTTTTTATACGTGCGCAAGGGCGTGAGGCTCAAACCGTTTATCCACGGCGGCGCGCAGGAACGCGGCAAGCGCGCGGGTACGGAGAATGTGCCGGGCATCGTAGGGCTTGCAAAAGCGGTCGAGATCGAAGCGGCTACCTTAAAGGAGCGGACACAAAAAGAGATCGCGCTGCGCGACCACCTGATAGACCGTGTCTTAAATGAGATCGAGTATGTGCGGCTGAATGGCGACCGGCACAAACGGCTGCCTAACAACGCGAATTTCTGTTTTCGCTTCATCGAAGGGGAGTCCTTGCTGCTGATGCTGGATTTAAACGGTATTTGCGCTTCTTCCGGAAGCGCGTGCACGTCCGGTTCGCTGGATCCGTCGCATGTGCTGCTGGCGATCGGCCTGCCGCACGAAATCGCGCATGGTTCGCTGCGGATAACGCTTAATGAGACGAATACAATGGAAGAAATGGATTATGTTGTAGACACCTTAAAAACAGTGGTACAGCAGATCAGGAATATGTCGCCGCTCTACGATGATTTTATGAAATCGCAGGCGAAGTAA
- a CDS encoding iron-sulfur cluster assembly scaffold protein: MYSEKVLDHFQHPRNMGELENASGVGTVGNAKCGDIMRIFLDVDDQGIIRDVKFKTFGCGAAVATSSMATEMIKGKTVQEALKVTNRAVMEALDGLPPVKVHCSVLAEEAIQAALWDYAEKNGIKIEGLKKPDNTEEEHGH, encoded by the coding sequence ATGTATAGTGAAAAAGTGTTGGATCATTTCCAGCATCCAAGGAATATGGGCGAGCTTGAGAATGCGAGCGGTGTCGGCACGGTCGGCAACGCAAAATGCGGGGATATTATGAGGATATTTCTGGACGTAGACGATCAGGGGATCATCCGTGACGTGAAGTTCAAAACGTTCGGCTGCGGCGCGGCTGTCGCTACAAGCAGTATGGCGACCGAAATGATCAAGGGCAAGACGGTCCAGGAGGCGCTCAAGGTAACGAACAGGGCCGTGATGGAAGCGCTCGATGGACTTCCGCCGGTAAAGGTGCATTGTTCCGTTTTGGCGGAAGAGGCCATACAGGCGGCGCTGTGGGATTATGCGGAAAAGAACGGGATCAAGATCGAGGGCCTGAAAAAACCAGATAATACGGAAGAAGAACACGGACATTAA